In Agrococcus jenensis, the genomic window GTCGAGATGTAGATCGGGAAGTTGAGCCCGAACGTGCCGAGGATGAACGCCATCACGAAGACGATGAGCAGATCGCCGCGCTTCCGCACGTAGCGGAAGCCCTCCACGATGTCGCCGAAGCCCTTCGCGCCGCGCGGGCTCGGCTGCAGCTCGCTCCTGCGGATCCGCAGCAGCGCGACGATCATCGCGATGAACGTCACCGCGTTGATGAGGAAGACGGGGCCGGGCGCGACGAGCGCGATGAGCACGCCCGCGACCGCCGGGCCGATGAGGCGCGCGCCGTGGAACGAGGCGGAGTTGAGCGCGACCGCGTTGGCGATGTCGCCCTGTCCCACGAGCTCGGAGACGAACGCCTGGCGCGCCGGCATGTCGAAGGCCTGGACGATGCCGAACGCGAGCGCGAACAGCTGCACGTGCCACAGCTCGACGAGGCCGGTGGTCACGACGACGCCGAGGATGAGCGCGAGCACGCCCATCGCGGATTGCGTGACGAGCAGCACCTTCCGGCGGTCGTACTTGTCGGCGATGAGCCCCGAGACGGGCACGAGCAGCAGCTGCGGGCCGAACTGCAGCGCCATGTTGATGCCGACGGCGGTCGCGTCGTTCTCGGTCAGGACGGTCAGCACCGTCCACGACAGCGCCGTCGACTGCATCCATGCGCCGACGTTCGAGATCAGCGCGCCGGTGAACCAGGTGCGGTAGTTGAAGAGCCGCAAGCTTCGGAACATCATTGCTCGGCCAGCCGCTCGATGATCGGCACAGCGCGCTCGAGGGCGGCGCGGTCCTCGGCGCTCAGCTGCTCGATCGCCGAGGCGAGCGCGCGATTGCGGCGCTCGCGGGTCTCGCCGATCATCTGCTCGCCCTTGGCGCTGATGCGGAAGATCACCATCCGGCCGTCGCTCGGGTGGTCGCTGCGCTCGACGTAGCCGAGCGACTCGAGGTGCTGCAGCGTCTTCACCATGCTCGGCGGCTTCACGCACTCGGCGGCGGCGATCCTCGCGAGCGTGGGCTCCTCGAGCGCCTGCATCGCGCCGAGCGCGGAGAGGTGGTGGAGCGACAGGTTCTCGTCCGCCCGCTCGCGGCGCATGCGGCGCCCCATGCGCACGAGCGCGACGCGCAGGGAGTCGGCGAGGGCGATGGCAGGCATTTCATTAGTCTACCTCACGACCCTCCGATCCGGGAGGT contains:
- a CDS encoding MFS transporter, translated to MRLFNYRTWFTGALISNVGAWMQSTALSWTVLTVLTENDATAVGINMALQFGPQLLLVPVSGLIADKYDRRKVLLVTQSAMGVLALILGVVVTTGLVELWHVQLFALAFGIVQAFDMPARQAFVSELVGQGDIANAVALNSASFHGARLIGPAVAGVLIALVAPGPVFLINAVTFIAMIVALLRIRRSELQPSPRGAKGFGDIVEGFRYVRKRGDLLIVFVMAFILGTFGLNFPIYISTMTSVEYRADASTFGILSSAMAIGSVTGALLAARSERPRWTYIIGGIGSFVLACVFAALAPSIWVFGVALAVAGFTAQLFMTNANSMVQLTSAPEVRGRVMALYGAVFMGGTPIGAPIVGWVADLFGPRSGILVAAATCLIAFVAGAIWWARARRGDRMTRTGTLTLPPATESVDVVK
- a CDS encoding MarR family winged helix-turn-helix transcriptional regulator encodes the protein MPAIALADSLRVALVRMGRRMRRERADENLSLHHLSALGAMQALEEPTLARIAAAECVKPPSMVKTLQHLESLGYVERSDHPSDGRMVIFRISAKGEQMIGETRERRNRALASAIEQLSAEDRAALERAVPIIERLAEQ